The Nymphaea colorata isolate Beijing-Zhang1983 chromosome 5, ASM883128v2, whole genome shotgun sequence DNA segment ATTGTAGGTGGATGGGTTGATAGAAATCCAGTTGTTTCCAAGTCGTACTTCAAgtagaaattaatttttaataatgattaattttaacatttaattaagaactttattttgatttgcaggtTGGGAAAGgacgaaaggaaaagaaaatatggatgaagttggtacttaattaagaactttattttgatttgcaggcAGAGAAGGCAcgaatggaaaagaaaatgtggatgaagttgaagCTATGGCTAGCTAGATAATAAAATCTTGGAAGTGTCTAACAATGAAtagccatctttttttttcttagtcagaccagaaaaattatgttaacaattaaacattttcatgatttgggtcaaatgactcataaattgaatgtttctttggtaaatgatcgccatgggccagacccaactagcattcaatcgacccTATTTTtcgtgttaagactgaaccaattaaaaaaatcagtacaTTCTATAGAGATCTTTCCTAGCGTCAGGTGAGCAAgatcctaaataaaatgtacttatttcacCATccgaaaataaataatgaatcatgacaagTTTAGAAGATCAGCACATATAATTgtgcaaggtcatctgtagacataGATAATGTCTATTATTTGTAGGGTTAGGTTAGGCATCTTTccagatagaaagcatactagaagcatcaaacaaagcaattttagtggcaatatatatatatgtgtgtatgtgtatgtgtgtatgtctatatatatataacattcaaaCATGCTAGATAATGTTATCAGATGAGTAAAATGAAAAGCCTGGAAGTATGATAAATAGTTGGCAAAATCATCATGCACTATTGCCGCAAGATAAATGGTTGGTACTTTTTTAATgacaggtttttaatttttaaggaccAGTCAAGATCCAGCATTCAATAGATatgatcaatatatatatatatattcagcccATATccacattcacccacttaacggttgagataaagatgcagaggaagaaagtgtaaactaatattagatgacgaaaatacctatcacttttttctttttagtattCTGTCgtccattcattataatgaatcaaatagtgtTAACTTTGAAGAATcaaagtcaccatttaattttctgctatatatataaaaatataaaagaggcatagaatgatatggccaaaatgaccatagcatacctgcaaaccctcaGCGCATGATCCTCTGCCCGATGAACTATCAGCATATGAGAGCCCGTAACATCGTGGGGTGGAATGACgtctgcatatatatgtatagagagaggaGCATGTGGGAgagtgattttcattttcaaccaCTTCAAGGTTCATGGTTTAAGGAGGTCAATTGACAGGTTTTGAAGCAGGGACTACCATGCCTTATTGCCTTACAAAGGCAAcactgacaaaaaaaaatttgaaataccactaggacaatctcttcttccaacgtatTCAGCAGTTATTGCGGTCACCTTAGGTAATATGTTAAAGTGTCTGCGTccttccttcaaatatttgtgtttgagagtcttcaaatgtttgtgacTGAAAACTCTTCAACactaatattcagatcttgattgtgcagagtcaaatgaaaagacacacaaaaaaaaaattgtggaagtccAAGAAGCCACTTTGAGAGTTACCAAAGCTTAACCATTGGAAGATGCTActaacttttctccattgtgatcggccacatgtttcttttctccacaatttccaaatccaaatccttccctTCGTCAGCGCGACCTTAACTAtgacttccattataaatatcaacacatttctccttaatacGGCAACCATTTAGCCCTCACcatggcttcttctcctccttaccattccgcctcctcctccagctgctcctgcttgcaatactgcctaacctTACCACCATattcgcttccaaacctctcggcttttctatagacctcattcatgAGACTCATCTCTGTCATCTCTCTATGACCCTTTATCCACTCTAGCTCTACGAGCGAAGCAGGCGGCTCTGTCCTCCCGCTGCAATGCTTCACGGTTTGCCAATACCACCGgcatgatctccagcccaatgATGCCAGGCTTCAGCTAGTATCTCCTGAAACTCTCACTTGGTACACCATCCCACCTCTACTGGGCCACTCTCGTCACTGTTAGCGACCTCATATGGACGATGTGCCGTCCTTGTCACTCCTGCTCCGgccaaacatcaatgtttgatccacttcagtcatCCACCTACAAGAGCCAGACCTGCTCTGCCAGCTCTTGCATGGAACTGCCCATTCATGGTTGCACTATCAACCAACTTTGCGGATTCATATATTCCTACGAAGACAAATCCTTCGTAGAAGTGATACTGGCCTCGGAAACgctcttgtttgacaatggtgctgCCACCGTCAAGCTTCCAGAAATTGTCTCTGGTTGTGTTCATCAGGATGGCCCTCCTAATCCCTCCTTGCTTGAAGTTCCTGACCTTGTTGGCCTCGGAGGTGGTCCTCTCTCACTTGTAAATCAGATTGGCTCTTCTATTGATGATAAATTTGCCTACTGTCTTCCTCCCAATAGCAATGAAATCACGTCAGACAGCTCAAATCCGGTAAGGACGCAGAGTTTTCAGGCCAGGAAGGGGTTCAAGAAATGCCGATGGCACCAGGTGGACCTCAAGGCACGTATTATGTGCTCAACCTAATTGACATAATCATCGGAAACAACAGACTCAAGatacaatttggtggtgcacagatgactgcattgttgggagatgccagatcgatcattatagactcgggtaccacactgACTTATCTTGCAAAGGATGTGTACGATCAAGTCGCAAATGCGGTGGCTAACGTCATAAACCATGAATGCTTCGATCCAGCTAAACAGGATTATCTGTGTCACcatgtagagaataatggtgatccatatgaacggttgccggagatgacctttcatttcgccaatgcagactggaagctggaaccttcaaatatctttaggATGGTTGAAAGTGTAATCgcctgcttagccattaaagacGGAGAGGTGTCCATCTTCGGGAATGTTGTAGCcgaacatgcatgtgaagtatgatttggggaagaggCTGCTTTCTCTTGCACCAGCTGAATGTACCCAAGGctaatactatatatatatatatatacagtttcTATTGTGATGATCTCTGTATTGGTCTACTATTGGCAGCTTTGGACGCTGcttaattatgttttatgtcaaTGGAAGATCTGAGTGTCATGTAGTCGATGTTgttagttttccatgtacaataAATGTATGTGTTTCGTTTTAAGgatgttttcccctccgtttaagcTTTAAGGTTAAGTTATATATGTCTACATGGCAATTATGAATATTATCTAGGCTTTGACAGTCGCTGATACTCACAATTCTGTTGCTAATAGGTAATCGTGACAGCTAAAACTCCACCACTACAAGTCCCGTTGCCTACACTATTACAGATGAAATGGCCATGGTGTGTTGGTTGAATTTGTTGCGACATAAGCTGGTTTAGGTAAGCATAATGGCCACGGAATGTGCCAACACTTTGACATGAAATTTTGTGACGCATAACACAATGTGCTCTTTGACTGTTGTATCTGCCACTTAACTACACAATGTCTACGGTTTGTGTCGTTATTTCGTTAAAACTTTAACGCTGATATGCTGTGCTATGCTACGTCTCTTGAAGTTAAACACGAAACCATCCAAGAACATACTTTCATATGGCGAGACTCACATTTATTTACTTGCTATAGACAAAAGCTGCTCATGAATTCTTAGCATCATAATGACTGTGTAGtttcaagaaagcaagaaagccaaaaaattccTTTAAAAGTAGGGTTGTTCCATCTTGCGTGAAAATGCCGTCACTCTACAAGGAAAGCCATTCAATTTGACTTGTTATAAATATACAGATAGTTAAATGAtcaatttattatatgtttcccaataacttattaatttaaaaaatgattaatttcatatatgttttctaataatttattcttaagatcatatctgtaaGGTCAAAtcgaaaaaaatacattgtaatcattgcaatctggtttttattatgtatatcgAAAGATGACAGAAGTATAAAATCAAACGAATGTGCTACATATAATATTGCGGATgacaaaacatgtataaatcaaaCATTGTATTCGTCATAAACATTATGTTGCCATGGCAACAGCTGCAACCATTGTGATGACATGCTTTCTTACACCAAACATGTCAgaccaaaactaaaaaaaaagaaaaaaaaagaaaagaaaataaaatttaagggGTAGGTACATCACGTGCccaattaataattttcaataatactTGGATGACGGATTGCAGACAAAGATTATCAAGGTGAGGCCGGTGTTGACTCAAACTAAGTTTGAACTTGGGGAATATGAATCtctaaataatgtaaaaaataagattattctGGTCAACTTGATATTAAAGacacaattattttttaaaagttttaatattattttgagaAGTACATAAAGCAAGTTGTAACCAGCAGACGGCGAATTTCGGGAATATACCAGCATTAATATTTCGGGAATTTGGTTGTGAAATATTATGACGTGACTGATTATATTCGTCCAAACCACATTGCATAATGGAATAATTGGAATTCAGTGCAAGTGAATGTCAACAGATCTTCTTTGTCAGTTACGTATCTGAATCCGATAGACTTAATAGTCTGGTTTGGTGACCGAAATAAGATCCAATTAATAGTAGTAGGATTCTCAGATTTTTAAATAGCATAGAGAGttgtgatttatatatatatatatatatatatatatatatagagagagagagagagagagataaagagaaatTGAAACGAATCAGCTACCGATATGGTCatacattctatttttttttattttatgttgctaaaaAGTTCCATAAAAGATACATTTTGCTATTAAAGTATGTGGCCAAGCAATTGTCACTCACAAATATATCATCTGAGCATATAAGTGGTTAGGTGTTTTATGTATAGAAAGATTGAATGGTGATCTAGTTGTTTGagtcactcagccatctaaccatgaCCATCTGATTTATCATAGCAGatgactaagaaaaaaacaatgagaaaacaaaaatagacattttcgtcgtctaatatttgtttttatattttctccatgtttttttcttaaccctCCAATATCTGCACTAGATGGATGCCAGCTTTGGTTAAATGGCTGGGTAACTTTATAGTGAGAGTGACCATTCAACCATTTTTATACATGTATTTTGCCTGAAACTATGGAgcattgaaatgaaatgaacagaTGAAATTATACGTAGATTGGTCTATTAATTATATGCAGATTGGTCTATTAAGATGCGAGTCGAATTTGTATTCCTTTAATAAGGTTGATGatattccttcataaaaaaatttgcagATTAAAGCTTGTTAACTGCAGGTTGCTCTATATATGACCATGActaattttttcagatatttccaCAAGTACTGCACTTGCACCAACTGCTTTTATTTAACTAGTCATCTCCAAGACGCAGTTAAACGATAAGAGTTGCTACTCCATCATTTCACTTTTCCAGCCTAAGGTtctgtttgatagcctcagatcttagattcaaagctgcataaaaaggtaTGTTTTGGGAGATCAGTAACATAGTTTTTAAATCCTTGCTACATGTCAACAACTATGGATTTCAAGTCAGATGAGTGGAGGGGGGTAGGTGGTTTGATCataaatccatagatttgagatcctagatgaaacaaacacaacctaaactAATTTATAAGTAAACGACCCAGAAATTCTGAAACTTTTGTGTGTCGACGAAATGCACTTATACATCAACAGGAACTGATGATTCAAGCAAGAAATTTTAGGTGATCTTATATATCCAACCTTTGGTGCATTTACTTTTGGATTGGACTGTAGCAGGAAATGTTAATTATCTACCATACTTGGCACAGTTTTACAAATTAAAGATCAGGAAATTGTGGTCCAACCAAGACaactgtaatattttttttaacttactaaaaatgcaaaaaaaaaggaaagagaaaaagaagaccagcaatcaaaaaaggaaagacaaaagTTGACCAGAGCTGATTGTCTTCCACATGGTGCTTATTCATCAGCAGCGATCGAAGTGCATTTTAATGTGCTAAAAAGGAGACAAAGAGGGTATTATTTTGGTAAGCAGATCTGAATCTACTGTACATGTCAAATATCTCTTGATGTAATTCCATATTCACACAGTTTCCTGcatcaagtaaaataataaaatagcaaGTACCATGCAATTTGtcgacagaaaacaaaaagataagtaTGAAGGAGCTCACATCCTCTTTCAGTGGAAGCAATAGACCATTTTAGTTGTCCACAAGCTATTATCGGTAacctggcccgagagaatggctatcagctaacaacaaccaaaaggtcgacTGCACTTTTCAAGGACAAAGAGTtcaaacatataaagagaaagagtcCAAGATTATGCTCTGATGTCAAGATTTATCCGGCtgagttttcattcttttagccTAGCGGAGGGCTCGCCACCACCcaaaatttgtcggttaataatatttatgGGCCATGCATGTGAAAGCAAGTTCAACCTCAAACCAAACATGGAATGTTTTACGTTCTTGagagtggaaaaaaaatcactcaaTGCATGAGTTTGTTAATATAAAATGTTATTAGTGGCCAGGTAATGCCTGCCAATCACTGCTACCATGGAAAAAAGCTACTGATACTCTTAAacgtttttttatatatgtaattcaaatatgtaagaTAATGTTATCAGATGAGTAAAACGAGAAACTTGGAAGTTTGATAAATAATGGCCAAAGCATCGTGAACTATTGCTGCAAGATAAATAGTCGACACTTTTTCaatgacagatttttaatttttgatgacCAGTCAACATCcagtatgtatatacatatatatatatatatctgtgtgtgtgtgtgtgtgtgtgtgtattcttATAAAGATCATTAAATCAATcgtgatggatggttgagaaataaataagtaaaaaaaagatataaactaatcatatataagaaaaatactcgtcacatttttctttttatttttatctcattcattcattatagtgaaTCAATCGGCCCTCATGAGTGAGCAGAGTAACTTTGAATAATCAGATGAAATATCAGCGGGTGAAAGCCCATAATGTCTAAGGGTAGAAAGACATCTATGTatatgtgtagagagagaatgggACAGAGATTTTCACTTCAAGCTTGATGGTTTAAGCTGGTCAATGGATgggttttggagcagggactaccatgcCTTACAAGGGCAacacaaatgacaaaaacttcaaacaatCTCTTCTTGCAACGTATTCACCGGTTATTGCCGTCACCATTGATAATACATTAAAGTGTCtgtccttcaaatatttgtgaaGGAAAGTCTTCCAATATTTGTGATCCAAAGTTTTCAAGactaatattcagatcttgatttGACTGAATCCAatgaaaagacagaaaaaaaaattgtggaagtccAACCAACCACTACGAGCTTTGCTTAAGTGTAACATGCTACCAAATGAAGACATTACCGAATGAAGACACATGGTCTATTGGAGTATAAtgacaacaaaatgacaaaataatgactagatgacaaaatgatagtagatttgttgattcagattgatggtgaacaggcctattgctcttgacgaaagatACATGCTTGAATCCTTCTTCGACAGccactttttcataactttgacaTCCTAGGGCTTGAGTGCCTCATTGACTTGTCAAGGTAATCGACTccaagatttcattttcatgtttgccaaggccagtgaatggctgatagtcatagcatatgagtaaatccaatcctttctcattctggctgaaatttttgaataatgaatgacttctgtaacttgtttcaagcatGGTAGCTTTTTTCAcccacatttgtttttttgtcttctgaaTAGCCAATTTGCTAACACCTTGgaatattttttctactttgcATACTCGAATACTAAGTACCTTAATTGTATATATGGGAACTAGAAATAGTGGATGCACAAGATGATTTTGCCTGTCCTCTACATAAATTATTATAGTATTCATGTTGTGAGTCCACTTGATGCACTGATGTAGAGTATAAGGAACCGCATTGGTAATATAGATCCATGGTATGCCAAGCAACAGATTGAATGAGAGTTTTATATCTACCACATCAAATAAAACCTGATTATACATCTCAGAGATATTCATATCCAGACATATACTTCATATGCAAGGTTGTCCTATTCCATCATATCAATGAATGAAAACTGATGATGGGGTATAGTCGGCATGCTTTATGCCTAATGTAGTCTATTGTGGAcaaatgttcaggcttgctcttcCCTCGATTATGACATCAGAGACTTTGGTGCCCCTtgtttctaccactatgtgcaaggcatcattatgcaatgtgccttcatttggtagatctttattaGAAAATGTTGTCAGACCATTTCTGTATAgtccaaaagcccattcatttcTCCAGTTATGGTTAATTCCTTCCTTCTTGAAAATGGCTTCCAAGGGTTCAAGATCCCATATTTGTGACTTTTGATCGATCTTTGTTTGACTGTTTTGTTTGCTGGTCTAGTTTGTGGATTGAAGGATCATTTGTCATGATTGAAAAGTAactcaaagaaatccagggatgCTTAATCCCTTTTGTTAGCCACCATGACTTGATGATTTGTTGAAAACCTGACAATTGCAACTGGTCCTTTCTCATGTTTAGGAAAAGAGTTTTTGAGGATATCCAGTTGTTCACTAAGCTCCTTGATGATTTCTATGTTGTCTGCAtgttgcacaatatttttgagcACAAGACAATCTTTTGTATTGTGTCCAAGAGCATGATGAAATTTGTAGaactgttctttgttttttcctatcATTGGTCGAGGGTTGGAAACTTTTGGGAGGAACAGAGTGCCTCTTTCAATCAGCATGTGCATGACTTCTTCGTAACTGTGTTCTAATAGGGTGAATTTTTTGTCGTCTCTCAATCCAGGATGTTTATTCTTAGGGCCGCTGCTATTGCTACTTTGTCTGCTACTCCATTATTCTCAGAATAgtatgtcttttctttttttttatggtggTGGCATTGGATATAATGTTGGCTGGCGCATTTTGactcttgttgttcttctttgtatcttctctaaccTTTATTgggatgacaacatcaaaagctccattttcaatccCTACTTCGTTGCATTATGCTTTTTTAGTaagatcaatgaaagatttgattggagcattagaaatgaggctcctcagtggttgtgtcaaattgttgatgaaaaggttgattagtttgtcaaaatttttcaattcaattggatTGATGTGCTCCCAGTACCACtgctgcaattccttccaaGCTTCTTCGGAAGCATTGAAAGAGAGCTTTATGATTGTAGCGAAATTTATGGCATTCCGCAAAGAagatggccaaatgtgcctttgggtctccatggccatcaaatttgataaatttgtcATGTGCTTATCGTTTTCTAAACTTTCATAGAAATCTTTGCAGgtgaaattccttttgttcttgcctttaagttgaactttgttcaacttcttttcaacttcctaaattttttctttctaggattcccctttcttctttttctagggAGTCTTTCGTTCTTCCTTACTACTGGATTCTATGGTAGCATCTTCAGAAGAATCAAAAGTTCGATGaagatttcttcattttctttgctttcttcttgGCTTTCTCTGCCTGGGCTTGCTTTTTATTAAAGAAGATAATGTATCTCTGGAATTTCTTATATTATTCATATTTCGGATCATTTGCTTTTGTCTTGGGAAGTGTTTCTGAAGAGGATTCTTCTTCCTTGTATCCCATGAAAGCTTATTCTGGTTCCATTTCCATCCTCCGTCTTTATTGGCCTCTAGTCTCGAGTATAAAACAGATGTTCActttgtaagaagaaaaattaaaaatgttaggatttgaattgatgagagataatttatataaatgacaaaatagcaaattttgattgcaaattgaaaGGATAATGAGATTGATAAGACTTTATAGCgttcaacacaacttgacaaaacttggctTGCTTAACCataatgaactagacatgatgaTCTAGGACAAAAGGATCGATGGTGGACTTCATTCTACAAACACATGGTCCTCTTACTGGGTTATAGGTGTATTGATCAAAGttccaaatgatggtggagtcatccacttcctcTATCTTCCTATGATAGTACCCCATACTAGATAATTGACCGTCTCTGTCTTTAAAATggcatgattgtggccccatgtgtttgtagaaccatgcttgtagtGCGAAGAACACATCCTTCTATCAAATCCGTAtccccaattgaaaatttggtcaattCTCAGTAAAGGAATTctaaggctgccattgctatagTTGTGTGacagactttgacatgcccccatttttttAAGAGGCAAGCTGTGCGAAAATATATTATGTGTATTTCATTgtttgaagaagatgagatccGCGGTACAAGTCAccttg contains these protein-coding regions:
- the LOC116255212 gene encoding probable aspartic protease At2g35615, which encodes MCRPCHSCSGQTSMFDPLQSSTYKSQTCSASSCMELPIHGCTINQLCGFIYSYEDKSFVEVILASETLLFDNGAATVKLPEIVSGCVHQDGPPNPSLLEVPDLVGLGGGPLSLVNQIGSSIDDKFAYCLPPNSNEITSDSSNPVRTQSFQARKGFKKCRWHQVDLKARIMCST